A stretch of DNA from Ranitomeya variabilis isolate aRanVar5 chromosome 1, aRanVar5.hap1, whole genome shotgun sequence:
acatagggagcagtattatagtagttatattcctgtacataggggacagtattatagtagttatattcttgtacatagagggcagtattatagtagttatattcttgtacatagggagcagtattatagtagttatattcctgtacataggggacagtattatagtagttatattcctgtacataggggacagtattatagtagttatattcctgtacataggaggcagtattatagtagttatattcttgtacatagggggcagtattatagtagttatattcttgtacataggagcagtattatagtagttatattcttgcacatacagggcagtattatagtagttatattcttgcacatagagggcagtattatagtagttatattcttgcacatagagggcagtattatagtagttatattcttgtacatagggagcagtattatagtagttatattcctgtacataggggacagtattatagtagttatattcctgtacataggggacagtattatagtagttatattcctgtacataggaggcagtattatagtagttatattcttgtacatagagggcagtattatagtggttatattcttgtacgtaggagcagtgttatagaagatatattcttgtacatagaggacagtattatagtagttatatccttgtacataggaggagtattaggctatgtgcacacttggcagatttccctgcggatttttctgcactaaatccgcagctcttggcagaaaacgcaggtgcggttttcagTGCGGTTTTTTTAAGCAGATTGTCTGCGTTTTTGACATAAAGCTTTTGAAACTTGACAAActtcagtaacaaaaaaaaaaaaaaaaaagaaataatgtcatttccttgtccaaccccttcttctttcATCCTCCATGTTGTGAAAACATCATAATGAGTGGAAGCAACCACAGCATGCCACAGATACAGCTCCGCAGGCCACACCGTATACTTATGCTGGGGTTGCTGCTGCAAATATTGAATAATCATAAACGGCAGGTAAGCTATaacggttttttttttgttttttttttcacagtgttctgttctaaaaaatatatatatttgtttttattttagaggcagcaGCAGGAGAGAAGACGTGCACGGAAAAGACTCTGGGTGCACTCACTTGTCGCTGAACGTCCACAAAAGGGCCACTTTTATGTTCTTTACAATGATTTGAGGAAGTAAGTTGAAATACATGAAAAGACAAATAATTTTTGTCCACAAATGTTATGATATTTTATTTAagcatttgttttcttttttcattttcagaTACCCTGAAAAGTTCATATCATTCTGCCGTCTACCCATCCCGGCGTTTGACCGACTTCTGGCAATAGTTTCGCCCCATCTCACGCTGCATGACACTTTTATGAGgaaggccatctctgctgaggaaaggctgctcatcaccttgcggtaagtaactaTTTTTTGGGTTGAATgtcattagggctctttcacatgtcagtgtgtccgGTATGTGTGATGAAAGTTTTCACATGTCCCAGAGACACTGACAAACTTAGACACActcatctatgcacatgtcagcgtgtttttgtCTGTCGTATGACTGCGGGCAAAACACGCGGACATGCCCTTTTTTTCCATTTGCATGTTCAACAAagtgtcccgcacatgtgcacatggagaacacacattgatgtcctctgtgtgacacgcattgcactggtgaagaagtgctacaggaagcgctgttccctggcggcagGTGATGAAGATGCTGTCAGCATTCTTCCATGCTCTGCATGATTTCAGCGCCATCAGGGAAGAATGGGATTTGTCTTCATCACCTGCCGCCGCTAACTGCGCTTACTGTATTGCTTTGATCCCTGCTAGCCATCCGTGTGGAAAGGGTTCATCAGCACATGGGCCGCACACACACAatggacatggatatctctggtactgtgttttacagtaccggaTATATCATGTTTAAAACACACCAGGAAACTGTAACCATTTTTGCTTGCTAGCACATGTGCCCACTGTATTTtccgccttatctacagcattctataattaagGCCCTGGGTCAGTGGAGATAGATCATACCCGTGTGTGGGGTGCTATCGGGTAATGTTATCCCATCTTGCTGTGTCCAGGTCGTGCGCCTCCCTTCTTGCGATACCACTCTTCTGCGCAGACGTACTTTATTGTCCTGATGAGGATAGAGCAAAGTGCGCAGATGTGCATGCGCTGGGCCTCTCGCCTTTCCTTGCCTTCGCTCACTGCAGGACTtacttctgccctcaacaggccggaTTAGTGcgttgaagcaagcaggagggcggcgttgTTGGCTAAACATTGGAGTGGCTGGACACGGACCTGCAAGTCCCTTCTGATGTGACTGGCGGTTTATTTATTGATACCCTTTGTGTAGTGCCGGGTTGCAAagggcagcattatagaatgctttagataaaacatgaagctggacgcatattatagcgcCCATAACTGCTGACATGtttcattgtatttttgtgtgacatttctaatattcatttttgtttctttgcagatttttggccacaggagagagctatacatccctgcacctccaatttagggttggtaaatccaccatctctaaaattgtgaggtgcacatgtaccgtaatctggcagaagttgcagcccatagtgatgccttccccaaccgaggagacttggctgcaggttggcaggctttcagtctgtggccaatttcccaaactgcataggtgcagtcgatggtaaacatgtgagagtgctgaagccaccacgatcaggatcacgcttctttaattataagaagtatttttcagtggtcctgatggcggtggctgatgcccattacaaatttgttgccattgatgttggtgcctatggtagtactggggattctcgggtgttgcgaacgtcacagattgggatgcaaattcttcaagatggcggaacactcccagccccaagacctttgccgggttccacacatccagtaccctttgtgatggtatcggatgaggcgtttcccttaacgacaaccctgctgcgcccatacccacgaaggggactgaatgcccggcgaaggatttttaattatcggctgagtcgtgcacgcagatatgtggaatgcacctttgggatcatgactagtcagtggaggatctttcacacacccatccagctggatactgacaccgttgacactgtgattaaggcatgctgtgtactccacaactacgctcgtgagtacaacactgacgtagatgtggagtaccagcagccagtatttaatccagtggtcaacgggggtctgggcaggccgtccaactctggtgtgcgtgtgagagaatccttcactgactacttcatgagtccagaaggtgccgtgcactggcaatactcctgtgctggtgttgggcaGCCTGAGCAGCAGAGAAGGATGGAAGAACATTGACCGACCAATAAAGGATGGCAAGATCTATACCAAAAGCTAGAAGAAGTCAAGATCCCTATTAATCGAATTCAAGATCGATATTcaatttttattgtaattttttgggggaaccaaaaaattattaatttttatttctgGTTAATAAAAAAATTGTTACTTTAATGTGGTTATTTTTCAATCAAATAAGTATTGTGTTTAGAAAATTTTTAATGATTGATTCTTCTCCATCCCATTGTccagtgcccatacacccatcacactATGTCCATGCCATAGTCCAGCACCCATATACCCATGTCACTACCTCCATCCCAAAGTCCAGCGTCCATATACCCATGACACCATCCAACATAGAGGCCTTGTCCGCTAAGTACGTTAAGTATATAAAAATCAGAGATGACATTTGATCAACATTAATTTATTTAACAAGCAACTAAATTTTGACAAACAGTTGTAAAGATTTTTTCAATATGAAAATCAGAATTTGGCGGCAACTTGCCCAGTGAAACTATAAATTTTTTGACAAACAATTGCATCTTAATGCAAGTAGGTGTATTCCTGTGAATACCCATAGGAGCTAGTTGGGTCTGTGATGAAAACTTGTGTTTCCTCCTCCCAAAAAATTTTGTGCCGGTTGGGTGTAGGAAGACGCTATAGATTGAGGTTCTCTGGGTTTCAGTGGTGGGCGAAAGAGTCCAAAAACCCCCATCAATACGTCCTCATATGACTGaattggagcagggtcctccagagcggTGAGGGACGTTTGGCACAGAGACATAAAGAGAGACTGCCTATCTGGTGGCAGTGAGCGTGCCTTTCGGGCAATGGTCAAGGCAAAAAAATCACATTGGTCCTCAGTTGAGGATTGTTTTAGTAAAGTGAGTGTGTCACTTGCGATCTTCTCCGTTTTATCctcattcatatttttttttttttttttactggactctcCTGCCACCGGATACACAGCTCTCTTCTCTGTTACCACAGCTTCTGCCGTACCAGATGATCCAACAGCTGCTGCAGTTGATGTGCCTGCAGCAGCTGCTGGACATGTGGCACCAGCAGAAGCTGTGGTAACAGATAAAGATATTGTCCCTCCCgctccagaggaactgcctgctccatctTCGGAGGTGTCATCCACAGGAGGCGGGGTAGAAAGGTTTCCCTCAGTCCTGTGTGAGAAAAGGAAAATAATAATTATGACCGCTGTGGAGGAGCAACATTTTTGGAACAGCATAAAGGCTGCTTAGTCCAAAACGCTGTTCACTTTTTTGCATGTGTGCTGATAATGCATGTTTTCATTTAACACATGCGTTATCACCACATGCTATCCAAACAATGTGCTAGTTATCTTGCGCAGTCAAAGTGCcaacacaagataaatagacacggTGTGGTGCCATAGCTCTCTCAACTCCATCTTTGGAATCATAGTGCAGACGGATTTCTGAAAATCCTCTCTTCACTATggtataacatctggatgctgtgtatTGAACGCTGCGGCAGGACACAGCGTTCAATACGAAGCCAACTGTGCTACACCACATGGCAACATTGATGAGGCTACATATATATTAGTGGTTTATAATCTACCTCCGCAAAGTCCGGCTTGTGAGCAGGAATTGCAGCTCATCATAAAATGGAAAGGTTTTGCGGCTTGGTGATGATCCACTCCGGTCACATGAATTTATAAATTTGTTGAACCGGTCCCGAACTGACCTCCATCTTTGCCTGACATgtttttctaagaaaaaaaaaaaaatataaatatatatattgtcaaAGTAAATTTATAATAAACTC
This window harbors:
- the LOC143767209 gene encoding uncharacterized protein LOC143767209, encoding MPAQECVDDERTHHPHEASRRTASQEDGRRLTKKCDTHRTAPPRRASCGDFLQKSGEDGGLQRRLWMRKLIMGSGQDEEKKNGSRDDVIYKVCDIPAIWDAADVSYKDKYFRDHCWSKICRDLYPEWDSLSIANQLEIEKHVRQRWRSVRDRFNKFINSCDRSGSSPSRKTFPFYDELQFLLTSRTLRRTEGNLSTPPPVDDTSEDGAGSSSGAGGTISLSVTTASAGATCPAAAAGTSTAAAVGSSGTAEAVVTEKRAVYPVAGESSKKKKKNMNEDKTEKIASDTLTLLKQSSTEDQCDFFALTIARKARSLPPDRQSLFMSLCQTSLTALEDPAPIQSYEDVLMGVFGLFRPPLKPREPQSIASSYTQPAQNFLGGGNTSFHHRPN
- the LOC143767195 gene encoding uncharacterized protein LOC143767195 isoform X1: MSGSNHSMPQIQLRRPHRILMLGLLLQILNNHKRQRQQQERRRARKRLWVHSLVAERPQKGHFYVLYNDLRKYPEKFISFCRLPIPAFDRLLAIVSPHLTLHDTFMRKAISAEERLLITLRFLATGESYTSLHLQFRVGKSTISKIVRCTCTVIWQKLQPIVMPSPTEETWLQVGRLSVCGQFPKLHRCSRW
- the LOC143767195 gene encoding uncharacterized protein LOC143767195 isoform X2, with protein sequence MPQIQLRRPHRILMLGLLLQILNNHKRQRQQQERRRARKRLWVHSLVAERPQKGHFYVLYNDLRKYPEKFISFCRLPIPAFDRLLAIVSPHLTLHDTFMRKAISAEERLLITLRFLATGESYTSLHLQFRVGKSTISKIVRCTCTVIWQKLQPIVMPSPTEETWLQVGRLSVCGQFPKLHRCSRW